TGACAGAAACCTGAAAGGAAGTTTTAAAACTTTAGAAGATATTAAAAATTGCTTTGTTATTTCAGCAGAAAAGTTCGAAGAATTAAAACCTTTCATTAAATTAAATCCATCAATAATAGCGAAAACCTCTGAAGAGAAAAAGCCAGAACTTAAACAAGAGAAAACTGACTTTTCAAAAACAGATATGAATTCAATTACGTTTAAACAGCTTTTAGAGTTTGGTTTGGATGACAAAAGCGCAGGTTCAATGATCGGTTTCAGAAAAAAATTAGGCGGATTTATGACCAAAGAACAAATTTTGGAAACCTACAATATTGATAAAGAATTGGTTCAAAAATTATTAAGCATTGCTCCACTCAATAATTCAAAAGTTGAACGATATACTTTGGTTGATGCACCCGAAGAATGGCTGAAAAACCATCCGTATTTTAAATATTCCGCAGATAAAATTATTTATTACAGAATCAGCAATCCTGATGATAAAAAAATCTGGAAGTTATTGAAAACCAAGCCTGAATATGAAGCGAGGATGAGGCTTTATTTAAAGTAGGATGATGGAAGCTTGATGATGGATGTTTAATAAGGATTATTTTCATAGATAGTCCAAATTTTCACTAGTTGAACAATTCCTGATTTGATAGCTAAATAAACCTCCAGCTTCAGACATCCATCTTCCAGCCTTAATTATAGTAAAACTGTTAGAAATTCAGGTGATAGCGTAACAACTCCTTCCGTTAACCTCTCAGGATGTGTTGTGAATCCTTTTAGTTTTGAGGTTTTTCCTTTTAAAACTAAATCCATTAACTGTTTGTCAGAAATTTTTTTGCCGAAAATATCAAATGAAACCTTGAAGCCGCAGTTTTTAAAATCGGAACATCCGACTGCGGTTTTACCTTTCATCAAATTATGGGTTTTACATTTTGGGCATCGTGTTTCTTCCCAAGACTGTAATTCTTTTTTTACGGCTGGTTCACGTTTTTTCTTTTCCTTAACTTCTTCTTTTTCTTCATGTAAAGTAAAAACTTTTGCTTTTCCGTCGACCACTTTTTTAGTCAATTCGGTCACCATTTGTATCAATTCATCCTTGAACTGATTGGCTTCGTATTCACCACTTTCAATTTTACGAAGTTTTAACTCCCATTCCCCTGTCAATTCCGGGCTTTTCAGCAATTCATCTTCAATAGTATCAATTAATTGAATTCCGGTTTGAGTAGCAATCAGATTTTTTCTTTTCTTTTCAATATATTTTCTTTTGAAAAGTGTTTCGATAATATTTGCCCGGGTTGAAGGTCTTCCGATTCCGTTATTCTTGAGCATTTCACGAAGTTCTTCGTCATCCACTTGCTTTCCGGCAGTTTCCATCGCTCGAAGCAAAGTTGCTTCGGTGTAGGGTTTTGGTGGCGAAGTTTTTCCCTGATGGATCATCGGTTCGTGTGATCCTGTTTCCCCTACTTTAAATTCGGGGATCGTCTGTTCTTCTTCCTTATCTTTTTCTTTATCGGTCGGTTCTTCTTTGGCATCTTTAGCATAAACCGCTCTCCAACCCGGTTCGAGGATCTGTCTTCCGCTTGTTTTAAAAGGAATTGTTCCAACCTGAGCTTCAACCAACGTATTTGAAATTTTACATTCAGGATAAAAAACGGCGATAAAACGCTTCGCAATTAAGTCATAAATCATTTTTTCTTCTCTCGTTAAATTGGAAGAAGGCGGAATTTCAGTTGGAATAATTGCGTGGTGATCGGTCACTTTTGCATC
Above is a genomic segment from Chryseobacterium mulctrae containing:
- a CDS encoding type IA DNA topoisomerase, with translation MKLCIAEKPSVARDIAKVLGATMPKQGYMEGNGYCVTWTFGHLCTLKEPHDYGPQYKSWNLFLLPIIPQSFGIKLIPNKGVENQFKVIERLVAECDEVINCGDAGQEGELIQRWVLQKAKCDKPVQRLWISSLTEEAIKEGFEKLKPAEDYKNLYLAGNARAIGDWLLGINATRLFTKKFGGNKAVLSIGRVQTPTLAMLVQRQKEIDAFTTEEYWELKTKYRDVIFNAAIDRLKTLDRAEKGLEYLKLNAFEILSFEIKEGKEKNPRLFDLTGLQVEANKKFGYSADSTLKYIQSLYEKKHVTYPRVDTTYLSESLYPKIGGILQSMVIYKDLISPLLEQPIPKSKAVFDDAKVTDHHAIIPTEIPPSSNLTREEKMIYDLIAKRFIAVFYPECKISNTLVEAQVGTIPFKTSGRQILEPGWRAVYAKDAKEEPTDKEKDKEEEQTIPEFKVGETGSHEPMIHQGKTSPPKPYTEATLLRAMETAGKQVDDEELREMLKNNGIGRPSTRANIIETLFKRKYIEKKRKNLIATQTGIQLIDTIEDELLKSPELTGEWELKLRKIESGEYEANQFKDELIQMVTELTKKVVDGKAKVFTLHEEKEEVKEKKKREPAVKKELQSWEETRCPKCKTHNLMKGKTAVGCSDFKNCGFKVSFDIFGKKISDKQLMDLVLKGKTSKLKGFTTHPERLTEGVVTLSPEFLTVLL